A genomic window from Silene latifolia isolate original U9 population chromosome Y, ASM4854445v1, whole genome shotgun sequence includes:
- the LOC141628372 gene encoding uncharacterized protein LOC141628372, translating into MVPIWIRFYGLPLKFWGNALMKIVGLVGKPVHCDSNTQLKTFIGHARVMVEVKMGGDLPDVIEFTDELDVTHRKIVHYEWRPTICSECKGVGHMARDCRKKQQPGKPVREVWVPKERVQQQPAAVPNPPAPNPPVRPLVLQPRSKPVLSRGLVTPQPATFTPFSSIRVLTKFSRQGGMSTGNGRRTFLEVLEHSVQYRKVVEEDMAETRVRTAAINKVHQSIGSQWNMVHNNESHEGGRIWIIWDAGNYDVVVLGSEAQVIHTKVTYLPTRAVWWMSMVYGFNRLADRSPLWHSIKTMKSYINGPWVVMGDFNNVLAMNERIGSDVSTAEVREFQECVDVCGLNDIPAQGDFFTWTNKQEVGDLKFSRIDRALVIDEWLHHFPNTITMFHPEGLFDHCPCTMTMHLDVDRKKRNFKYFNMWDKDSGFLKIIQDV; encoded by the exons ATGGTGCCTATTTGGATTAGATTCTATGGCCTCCCTCTGAAGTTTTGGGGTAATGCTCTGATGAAGATTGTTGGATTGGTAGGGAAGCCAGTGCATTGTGACAGTAATACTCAATTAAAAACTTTTATTGGTCATGCAAGAGTAATGGTTGAGGTTAAAATGGGTGGTGATTTGCCTGATGTGATTGAATTTACTGATGAATTAGATGTCACTCATAGGAAAATTGTTCATTATGAATGGAGACCAACAATTTGCTCTGAATGTAAAGGAGTTGGGCATATGGCGAGAGATTGCAGGAAGAAACAACAGCCTGGGAAGCCTGTGAGGGAAGTGTGGGTGCCTAAAGAAAGGGTTCAACAACAACCTGCTGCTGTACCTAATCCACCTGCACCAAACCCCCCTGTCAGGCCGTTAGTTTTGCAGCCTCGATCTAAACCTGTTCTTTCCAGAGGATTAGTAACTCCTCAGCCAGCTACTTTTACTCCTTTTTCATCTATAAGGGTCCTAACTAAATTCTCAAGGCAGGGTGGTATGAGTACTGGCAATGGGAGAAGAACTTTTCTGGAAGTGTTGGAGCACTCAGTTCAGTATAGGAAAGTGGTTGAGGAGGACATGGCTG aaACTAGAGTTAGAACTGCTGCTATCAATAAAGTACATCAGAGCATTGGTTCTCAGTGGAACATGGTGCATAATAATGAGAGTCATGAGGGAGGTCGtatttggattatttgggatgcTGGTAACTATGATGTTGTAGTTTTAGGGAGTGAGGCTCAGGTGATCCATACTAAAGTCACTTACCTACCTACAAGAGCTGTTTGGTGGATGTCTATGGTATATGGTTTTAATAGATTAGCTGATCGTTCTCCTTTATGGCATTCTATAAAAACTATGAAGAGTTATATTAATGGGCCATGGGTTGTCATGGGAGATTTTAATAATGTTTTGGCAATGAATGAAAGAATAGGATCTGATGTCTCTACTGCTGAAGTGAGGGAGTTTCAGGAGTGTGTGGATGTTTGTGGGTTGAATGACATCCCTGCTCAGGGTGATTTCTTCACTTGGACCAATAAACAAGAGGTTGGGGATTTGAAATTTAGTAGAATTGATAGAGCTCTAGTGATTGATGAGTGGCTCCATCATTTCCCTAACACCATTACTATGTTTCACCCCGAAGGTTTATTTGACCATTGTCCTTGTACCATGACAATGCACCTAGATGTTGATAGGAAAAAGAGAAATTtcaaatactttaatatgtgggaCAAGGATTCTGGGTTTCTGAAAATTATTCAAGATGTCTAG